The DNA window TTTTGTACGTACAATTATAATCTTATCATATATtgagaatatatataattaatttataccCATATAGTGTAtcaaataaacataatatacTTTTCGGATTTAGTAATATACTAATCCATTAtgattgttattattattgttaatgATATACCACTGTATGCTACAATGCGATAATTAATGACTCACGAGGAATATTTTAAACCAATTACTAATTCCCTTGTTTCATTGTTGCAATGCATAACATTTTagagcatatatattatttcataatagcaccatatttaaattataaaattgagagtttgtatatacatgatatcctaatatatatattattagttaaaaaaaaattattattatgtgcGTTTtcgataaaattaatactagtatttaattatatgatatttttacaataaataacaattttaatattagttataattattaaagaaaaatatgatatgaaaatttattaatatatttatattttatcttttaaccattttcaaatataatttgtttatacctcaaaattataaaacttaaaatattgtatatgtagttcaatttttattgtgttattaaaaatgttagaTGCATAAAACATCTTTTATAGATATCGTTGTATTGTCGATTATCGATCGATATTCCATgcatctatattttatgactatttattatatgttgtaatgttttattcttaaagttatatgaataaatttaGAATAGAAAGAACCATTCCAACAGCatcatcattatatatataattatcgTTGATCATTtagtattataattatataaatattttttaaattatacatatgaaCTTATTTGcctatattaataataaaatttacatatttataattttaatacttATATAGAGTTTTTAAATCAGGTTCATAGAATCTGAACCCCAAAATAAAAGTCgttaattaaatttgtcatataaataatcgttttttcttttataaacacaaaaaataaaaaaataaatggtaCAGGATTATCCCGTATGTgcttgtatatatttaataatcccattttcatcaacgcaatttataattattccgATTGGTTCTTTTCGATGAATACATTTGTAACGCCATTTTAGGCTTTCTTTTGATCActcaaatttataatttttttcatggcTTTTCTTTTCGTCTTTTTTCGCCATACGGGTGTTAAATactaacataaaaataaaaatatataattatttgtctttttatgcactcaaaaaatatgttgtaatgtatattttttaaatttatatttttgaattgtAACACTTACCTTATATGAAATTCCTAAAATAATGggtattaaaattaatgggACTGCGATGTAGggtattttatttccattatttatacttgTGGGAATTACTGATGAACCTGGTAAACTATCTTCGGTGGGCGTAACAATTTCTGAACCACCACTCAAATGCTTCTGTGCAGCAAGCCATTCTTCATACCGTTTCTCTTGTTTAGAACACTCGCCATAACAATCGGATAATCCTTCTGTGAGCTCTAATTCTGGaatattcttattattttctctaAGTTTGTCAtaatctttttttaaatttgacAATACACTACAATATGGATTACAAATCTCTCTCCAGGGTAATTGCATAAGACATGCGCGATACAATCCAGAACATTTTTTAGCACTATCTTGACATTTACTGGAGGTTGAAGAGTCTTTACAGTTAGTAATTGTTTCACATATTCCTTTAAGGAATCTATAAAGTCTGTtcaaatattcaaaatgaatTTCCATCGTATCTTTTCTGTTTTCTATGGAATCACTATGTTCTCCAAACCAACCATTTTGTTTAAGTATGCCATACATAGTACCTCTTATAAGCTCTATATTCTTATTTTGGCTAATTTTATAACTAAACCATAAAATAGCGTATTGAGCAAGTTTATCACCATCTAACTCTTCCTCATCAATACTCTTAACATATTCTAGCAATCCCATAAAGCCAGAGCCAACTTTTAACTCATCACTAGCACATTCTCCCTTTCCACTGAGAGAACAAAAAGCTTTGAATATATCATCTTTAAACGTATAATCTTGAGATTCTGAATTAAAGACAACATTTTCATCAGCAAATTTAATTGCTTCACACTACGAATATATTTACGaattaaagaaaagaatgtattaatataaatgttattaaaatgaaaattaatataacttATAGGCGATTCAGCATATTAATCACATATGAagacatattatatttaacaaatttatataccaATTCCTCAGTCATTATAATGgcatttaattataaatattaggATTAATTTCCACTAGactaattttatataaaacctataaatattacacctaaacaaatatgtgttacttgtaaatatatatgtgattAAGCATATacttactatttttaacaatcaaattaatataaaataataataaatgtgaTTAAAAGGGAACattaattttctttatgtCTGTTTAGCTAAATTCCcataatatgtaatatgtTCAAACATGCTAATCatataatagaaaaaataaacaaatatataatatttttgtcaaTATTCATGTTAGTCTAttacacaatttttataacctTGTAATAGTTTAAATAAAGTATATCTCCTAATTATTATACGTTTTTacatagaaaataaaaatgtattttttcgttttttaaataaaataatttaaaaaattgtattagtataaatatttaaataaccAAAAATTAATTGCTACCCGAATTGTTCAAAACATATTTGTGTCTCATCATTAGACACCCTTAATGCACTTATACAAGTTATTATTCCTCGTGGCATATTGatctttaatattatttctaataaatgaaaagacaattttttgtttaaattgtaatatttaataaataaatgaataaataattcaatatgattttttctaattaaatgatatattgggtgcatttatatttaatcaatatatatattataagcccattttaaaatgtataatgaCCTTACTTATTTCCTAGCATTTccttattataaatataattaatcaatatttttgggtgcatatattatctaatttttaaaattaaaaaaacataatatgaaaattagGTTAATCGACCTATTACAATTAAAATAGATCATGGAAATTGTTTAGTTCTGGGGTAATTGTtagtatatgtataatgcatattattattttcattcttATGAtccattaatatataaatgatcaagaaatatattttaaatattaaattaaataaatgtaatttaaatatattaatttttaattttataattgtgCTCATACCTTGTTTAGAGTAACGAATTAATTCGAGAAGCAATATGAGTTACCATTTTAAGTATACATTTATACTTATAactcaaaatatattttgtattgaatattttttaatattatattagtTAGTTTATAatgcaaaaatattatttttaacgaATGTTATgaaattgttaatattatattgattAGCAACTTTAAGATCATGACACCATAATAAAGTATACATAGCTAAAAATTGTAACATTTCATACGATCTTTTGCACGTACAATTATAAtcttatcatatatttaagaatatatataatgaatttatatCCATATAGCGTATCaaataagtataatatatatgttcgTGTTTAGTAGCATACTAatccattattattactgcTGATATACCATTGTATGTTACAATGAGATAATTAATGACTCAAGAGGAATACTTTAAGccaattaataatatttcttgTTTCATTGCTTTAAAgtataacattttatattatatatattatttcataataacaaaatatttaaaatataaatatataagcttgtatatatgtaataacctaatataaatattgttagttcaaataaaattaattattatttggattttcaataaaattaaaatttaattatatgaattttcacaataaaataacattttaatattagttattggtataatattttattatattatatctataagcctataataataatgctaTTCCATCTATAATATtagttataattattaaagaaCAATATgtgatataaattttattaacatacttatattttgttttttaactattttaaatttaatttatttatacctcaaaactataaaacttaaaaaatattgtatatatagttcaatttttatgtattacaaaaaatgttagATGCATAAAACATCTTTTATAGATATCGTTGCATTGTCGAATATCGATCGATATTCCATgcatctatattttatgactatttattatatattgtaatatgtttaattaATCTTAAATCACATATTGACCTGAaggtatattatattgtaGGCAATTATTccaaatgaatataattacaATTATAGCTTCATATATAAGATTACTATATAGTTTGTCTGTAAATtccaatttaaataaaaataatagtgacgcaaataataagttttactaaataaaatgtttcataaagtaaagaaatatattgcGTTATTAATGATTCAATATAACTCTGGGTTAGTaagtttatataataaataataagggctcttacatataattaatcaaaaattagcaataaaatataaaatgtgaaattataatatttccgcatttaatatatatgaatgaaTTAGATGGAAGTATTATAACTTAtggaaaatatgttataagGCCCcttacatatttatcattctATAAcctttctttttcttttatagacaaataaaattaacaaaaaaaataaattaataaatggcATAGGATCAGCTTGAATaagtttgtatatatttaataatggtATTTTCTCATTAACTGAATTTAAAGttatttttgtcttttttatGGGCCTGAATTTATAACtgattttatatactttttcttatattcTGAATTTATAGTTGCATGTGTCTTTCGTTTTTCATTCCATGGATTTATCACCTTTTTTATTGGATTGATATTATCATCTGagtttataattattttcgctatttttttattatcgcCTGAATTTGCAATTATCTTCGATTTTTTTCCCCTATCAattgattttataaatgttttttccattttcctTCCATCAACCAaatttataacttttttcgtgattttttttttcttcgatttttttctcGATCCAAATGGTAAATactaaaataaaagcataaaaaatataatatatttcttatattcGTAATTATGCATTGGAgaacaaatttaaaaatgatatacttaatattgcatattatttaccttaaacataaatgctaaaaaaacgaatatTGAAATGCCTATAATACCAATACCTATTAtgttgaattttttatttgatccTATACACCATATTGATGATTTTTCGTTAATTTTAACGTCAGCTACAGTTGTGCTTGATGA is part of the Plasmodium chabaudi chabaudi strain AS genome assembly, chromosome: 6 genome and encodes:
- a CDS encoding CIR protein, yielding MTEELCEAIKFADENVVFNSESQDYTFKDDIFKAFCSLSGKGECASDELKVGSGFMGLLEYVKSIDEEELDGDKLAQYAILWFSYKISQNKNIELIRGTMYGILKQNGWFGEHSDSIENRKDTMEIHFEYLNRLYRFLKGICETITNCKDSSTSSKCQDSAKKCSGLYRACLMQLPWREICNPYCSVLSNLKKDYDKLRENNKNIPELELTEGLSDCYGECSKQEKRYEEWLAAQKHLSGGSEIVTPTEDSLPGSSVIPTSINNGNKIPYIAVPLILIPIILGISYKYLTPVWRKKTKRKAMKKIINLSDQKKA